The DNA region ATGAATAACTGGCGTAGATTTAGAGGAATCTAAAACCTTTTTATACCGATAATAGAAATTTTGGCCTTGCTGAATCGAGGTATGAACTTGGATGTAGAGAAGTAAAATTTTACGTTTCTACAAGGATTTTCACTACAACGCACAATTGTTTTCATAGCGCGATCAGCAACGCCAGAATTTTCAAACAACCTCTTAGCGATTTGCTACCAATTTTTGAGCGATTTTTTGCTTAAATAGACGATAAAAAAACAATGGATTACCTATGATATAACGATCCCAGAGACGAGTAGGTTCAGTAATTAAGCGTGTTAACCACTCAAAACCATTATTCGTCAGCCACTCGGGGCCACGATATGTAGAGTTAGTATAAAAATCTAGACACGCGCCTAAAGGTAAAAATACACGAGCTTCAATTTTATTGAAGTTATCTAAAATCCACCGCTCCTGTAATGGCATACCAAAACCAATATATAAAATATCTGGTCGAAAGTTATTGATTTTTTCTATTATTAAATCATTCTCCTTTCCTGATTTTTCAAAGTAACCATGATGTCCGTCTATCCGGAGATTAGGTGCAATTGATACTAACTTTGTAATTGCTTCGTCCACTACGCCGGGTTTTCCAGCTAATAAAAACAAAGAAACATTTTCTTTTTCACATTTTAATGCTAAATCTTCTATATAATCTGGTGCTGTCATCCGATGTGCAGAATCCAGCGAATAACCGCTTAAGTTAGCCGCTAACAATACGCCAAATCCATCGCAAAATACTAAATCTGCATTATTTAAAAAATCTCGATACCAAGATTTTTCATAAGCAAAATTCATAGCTCTAATATTCACATTTTCGACAATTGTTTTTTTTGGTTTTTTGACTGATTCTACTAAATAATCGATTAATTCTTGTACTTTAACTTTATGGAATCTTGTATCAAACAACTTGATTTCAGGGAAAGTTTTCGTATCCATTGTTTCCATTGTTATTTCCTCCTTGTCTACTTTACACAAGCTTATGGTTAATCAATGATCATCAGAATATGGCTCTCAACCTACGACTGATGCATAAATGTATTTCAAGGATGCAAGATAATCGTTGATATCCAAGTGTTTAACACTTATCCGGGCATTATTTCCTAGAGATATTCTCAAATTCTTATCTGCAATCAAAGATTGCATTGCCTCAGACAACTGTTGAATGTCACCTGGATTAAGTAATAAACCATTCTGGTTTTGAGTAACTACTTCGGGTATCCCTCCTACTTTAGTAGTTATGACAGCTAAACCCCAACTCATTGCTTCTAGTAGTGCCATCGGTAAACCTTCGTTATAAGAAGGTAAAACAAATACATCAGCTTTAGCTAAAAGCTCGTCGCGTTTTTCTTTGTCTACCCAGTCAAGGATAGTGATATGGTCAACAAGATTTAGAGTTTGAATCAAACTACGAGCTTTTTCTACATCTCCATCCCCTGCCATAGTCAACTTTGCTTTACTTTTCTCTTGGGCAGGTAGAGAAGCGAATGCGTTAATTAAATCAAATGCACCTTTGCGCTGACCAATGCGCCCTAAAAATAAGAAAAATACCTGATTGGAATCTACATGCTGTGGAATTTGGGCAGGAATTCTTACCGCGTTAGGAAGAACAATAACTTGCTCTGGCTTCAAACCAAGATTTTCGATATAGAATTTTTTCCAGCTATCTGATAAAACAATAAAACGCGTACATTTCCTAAAAGACCAACTGAGCCATTGCTTAAGAAATTGAGGAAGCTCAGAGTAAAACAAATGAAAGTCAGCACTATGAGCATGAATAATTAGCGGTTTTTGAAATAGCCAACAAATGACACTAGTGATTGAGTGACGAAAAGCGCTACCTCTCTCTGAAACATGAACGTGAATAAGGTCAGCCTTTTTATTTAATAAATTCCAAAATAACTGCCCTATTGCCTGCAAAAACACCAATACTTTGTGTGGAGCAGAGCCATTCGGTAAAGTAGTAATATGTGTAAATTTAATATCGGAAGTAGCTTCAGTAGCTTCTTCAAGGATGAGCTTTTGCACGGAAACTATTCCACCTTGACGCTCCAAGCTTTCGCCTAACATAGTAATCTTTATAGGACTCATAACAAAAGAGCTTATTTAGGGTAGATAAATTCATCAAATATTTACGTACAGCATACCCTACTTAAACTATGATTAAGTTATGTATTTGTCAATGATAGTCATTAACAGTTTTAGTGTAATAAAGATTACCATGTCGTCAAGAATGGGTTAAACGTTGTTAACCCGTGGCGTGTACTTTATTCTTAAAACTGGTTTAATCATCTGTTGACAGACCGGAAAAACTAATGAACTTATTTGAGCTTTTAGCGGGGGAAGACAATCATCTAGCCCTAGTTACGCCGTCTGAGCGATCGCTAACCTATAAGCAATTGCGCGAGAATGTTATTGAACTGGTATCACAACTCAACAGCTTTGGATTGAAACGAGGCGAACGCATTGCCATTGCCATGACTAACGGTTCACCAATGGCTATTACCTTTTTGGCTGTTGCCCTGTGTGGCACTGCTGCACCCTTAAATCCTAAATACAAACAAGAAGAATTTGCCTTCTATTACGAAGATATCCAAGCAAAAGCACTGATTACGCTATCTGAGTCGCCAAAAGCAGCCATTGCCGCCGTCACACCCGACATGATGCTGATTAATGCCAAGGTAAATACTGACGGTACACTGAGTTTTGAATTAGTCAAAGAAAAACTTCCCCCTTGCTCCCAGCTAAAAGCTCTCTTGCCTCAATCTGATGATCTGGCGATGATTCTCCACACTAGCGGCACTACCAGCCGTCCGAAGCGTGTGCCGATTCGTCATCGTAACTTAATCGCCTCAGCTAACAACATCATTGGTGCTTACTCACTCACAGCAGCCGACACTACACTTTGCCTAATGCCCCTGTTCCACATTCACGGATTGGTGGGCTGTTTGCTGGCAACTCTCGCATCGGGCGGCACATTAATTTGTCCCAATGGTTTTAATGCCCTGGAGTTTTGGAAACTGGTAGATACCTACAAACCTACTTGGTACTCCGCAGCGCCAACCATGCATCAAACAATTTTGGCTCGCGCTAGCCGCAACACAGAAATTGTCAAAGCTAATCGCTTTCGTTTCATTCGCTCTAGTAGCGCTCCCTTGCCTCCGATTATCATTGAACAGCTAGAGGCAACTCTCAATGCTCCGGTGGTGGAATCTTACAGCATGACTGAAGCATCTCACTTAATGACCACCAACCCCCTACCGCCAAAAGTGCGGAAACTGGGTACTGTCGGTTATGGCTTCGGTGTGGAAGTCGGCATTATGGACTCCGAAGGCAACTTATTATCTCAGGGAAGCTTGGGCGAGGTGGTGGTAAAAGCACCCAATGTTATAGATGGCTACGAAAACAACCCGGAAGCTAACGCTACAGCTTTTGTAAACGGTTGGTTCCGCACAGGAGATCAGGGAACACTGGATGCAGACGGCTACCTCCGCTTGACTGGACGCATTAAAGAATTGATTAACCGGGGTGGAGAAAAAATTTCTCCTTTAGAAGTTGATGATGTTTTGCTGCGCCATCCCGCCGTCGCCGAAGCCTTAGCCTTTGCCGTCCCCCACAAATATTTAGGAGAAGATATCCATGCTGCTGTTGTCCTCAAAGAAGAAGTCAGCGAAAAAGAACTTTTAGCTCACTGTTCAACCATGTTGGCAGACTTCAAAGTTCCGAAGCAAATTCACATTTTGGATCAACTACCTCGTGGCGCTACTGGGAAACTGCAACGGTTAGCTATGGCGAAATTGCTTAACATCTGCTAAATCAGCGATACACTAAGGAAAATTCCTTGAGGAAGCTTTGATGGCACGGTCAAACGGGGTTAAAACTGAAATGTCTGCACAGGAATTGCCTACAATCTCAGATGAAGATACAGTGACAATTGAAGATTTACCAGAAGCTGTGGAGGATGTCCAGGATATTGACGACATCTTGAACTCACTCAAAACCTTACTGAGTAGCCTAGAAAAACTCCAAAAAGTCCGGCAGGAAGTGGGCGACATCAAACCGTTAATCGGGCGAATGCTTGATGGTGAACTGGTTGCTGGTGAAGAGCTTGAGCAACTTAAGACAGGTGTGAGCAGTCTTTCTCGCCTTGTTCGGGCTTATAATGACCATCAAATAGCGTTAACTAAAGCACAATCTGCTAGAAACTTGCTAGATCAAGTTCTGAAAGAGCGTAAAGCTAATTGAAATAAGAAGCGATCGCATTTCTTTATAAAGAGGCGATCGCTGTAAATTAAAGCTGTAACTCAAGCTCGCGCCTATCCCCATGAAGTCTTTACAAGACTACACCACTGTTATCTGTCCCGATAACAATGGTACATTTTTTGCCTATGTACCAGCGATTTTCGGTTGTCACGCTTTGGGACAAACGCCAGATGAGGCCCGTGCTGAACTTGTCTATGTTTTTGAAATGAAATTCTAAAGCAGTTGGGTATTACAGAGGAACATTTTAATCAACTGCGATAAATACTGTGTACTAGTATTGCAAAGTCGTATTTTACCTATTTATTGTCAAGCGATCGCTTCATAAATAATAACTATCCACATGAATCAACAATTAGAATTGCCATTTCAAGAATTTTCTTTTTGCACTTCCAAATCCTTAGACAGTTCATCTACATTCATTAATAACATGAAATTGCCAGTTCATCGCTGGTTTAGATTTAGTGCAGGTTTCTCTGCACAATGGGTTGAAACTATAATTAGCCAAGCTAAAGAACGAGGAGAAATTACTGTCTTAGATCCATTCTCTGGTTCTGGTACAACCTTACTCGCATCTGAAAAGCTTGGAGTTAAATGTTTGGGAATTGAGGCTCATCCCTTTGTTGTGCGTATAGCAAGAGCTAAACTTTTATATCAAACTGACGCTGATGCTTATCTTGAACATATACAAAAAGTTATAAAACGTGCCGAAAATGTTCAACCCTGTATAGATACATACCCAAAGCTGATTCATGAATGCTTTAGTATATCTTCACTTGAGTCTCTAGATAGATTGCGCCAATCTTGGGAAAAACTTGCTGATGATTCATCTGAATCTCAGTTAGCTTGGTTAACGCTTATATCAATTCTTCGTCATGTTTCTCATGCTGGAACTGCACCTTGGCAGTACATCTTACCAAATAAAAAGAAACAATATTCTTTAGATGCAATGTCTGCTTTTGGGCTAATGGCAGAGAGTATAGCTACAGATATGAGAATTGCCGGAAAAATGGCGGCTTCTGTTGCTTGTCTTATTCAATCTGATGCTCGAACTTGCCAGGGTGTACCTGATAATTTTGCCAACTTGGTAATCACATCACCACCGTATGCTAACAACTATGACTATGCAGATGCTACACGTCTAGAAATGTGTTTTATGAAAGAAATTTCCGGTTGGGGTGATTTACAAAGTGCGGTGAGGCAATACTTAATTCGTTCATGTTCCCAGCACGTAACCAATAAGAATGTAAACATCGACGAAGTTCTAGCATCTCATGAATTATATCCAATCAAAGCTAGTATTATTGAAACCTGTCACAAATTATCCCAGGAACGACATTTACATGGAGGTAAAAAGAATTATCATTTGATGATTGCCTGCTATTTTTTGGATATGGCTAGAGTTTGGATAGCACTTCGCAGAGTCTGCAAAAGTCCTGCAACAGTTTGTTTTATGATTGGTGATTCTGCTCCCTATGGTGTTTATATTCCGGTGATTGAATGGATGGGTTTATTAGCACAAGCAGCAGGGTTTAAATCTTTTAATTTTGAAAAAGTTCGTGACCGAAATGTGAAGTGGAAAAATCGCAAGCATACAGTTCCTCTTTGCGAAGGTTGTTTGTGGGTTTACGGGTAGGGTAATCACAACACAAATTATTTTTGCAAGAATGTAATGGCAGAGTCATTTTCACATAAATGGGGTCAGATTTTAGGGCATATCTCAACAAAGTGCCACTGTCGAAAATGCTATTGAATATATTCATAATTATCCAGAAAATCAACCTACATTTGCCCCAGCATTAAAATACGAGATTGATATTCGTTATAATAATGGTGATTTAATTCACGCCATATTTAACAATAAAATTGAAGCGCTCAAATTTCTCAGAACATTTATTTAAAGTGCTAATTAAATAATTCGTAATTAAGTAATGATGAACGTTGCACCCGCCATTGTAATACTAGGTCAAAATAGCCTCACAGTAGCACGTAAAATAATCACTGTCCTACCAGGGGCGACACTATACGGTCTAGCCGATCGCACATCGGGAGTTGATGTCAGTTTTGCTAACTTTGGCGAGACGTTGCGCGAGTTATTTGCTCAAGGAACGCCGCTAATTGGCATTTGTGCCGCCGGTATTTTAATTAGGACGCTAGCCCCCATCCTCTCAGATAAACAACAGGAACCACCCGTGTTAGCTGTGGCTGAAGATGGTAGCGCTGTTGTCCCCCTCTTGGGCGGACTTGCTGGGGTGAACGATTTGGCCCGTCGCATTGCTGAAGCCCTTGATATCAAACCTGCAATTACAACCACAGGCGATATACGTTTGGGTACAACGCTGTTATCTCCTCCCCCCGGATACCATTTAGCAAACCCAGAGGATGCGAAGAAATTTATCTCAGATTTGCTAGCCGGGGCAAAAGTCAAGTTAGAAGGCACAGCACCTTGGTTGAGCGATCGCAAACTGCCCATAGATCCACAGGGAGATTTGACCATTCAAGTTACGGAACGTTTGGTGACTCCTACAGCCAACTGCCTTGTCTACCACCCAGCAACGATCGCGATCGCAATTAGTACCCCCATTGATGATGCAGTCACTTTAGTACAGCAGCTACTAGTTGATGCCTCACTAGAAAAAGCATCAGTCGCCGGGATATTTGCACCCATCACCGCCGCAGCCGATCTCGCAATCCACGCCGTAGCTAGTGCCTTAGGAGTGCCTGCCCGCTTTTTTACCCCAAATCAGCTAGAAAGTCTGTTATCACAAGGTTATAGCCCCGCCCAAGCAGTAGCGATCGCAGCCACAGGTACATCTCCCTTACCTTCCTCATCTCCCGACATTGCGATCGCTATTGCCCCTCAACCAATTGACCCCAGCACCATCGGTCAACCACGCGGACGGTTAGCGATTATTGGCACAGGGCCTGGTGGATCGCAGTGGATGTCTCCAGAAGTGAAGGAGATACTCAAGTCGGCAACTGACTTAGTGGGTTATAAAACTTATTTAGATTTAGTTGGTTCTCTAGCTGATGGCAAGCAACGGCATGAGTCTGACAACCGCGAAGAAGAAGCACGAGCAAAAATGGCCCTTGATTTGGCCGCAACTGGGCGATATGTAGCCGTAGTTTCATCTGGCGACCCCGGTATCTATGCAATGGCAACAGCAGTTTTTGAAGTATGCGATCGCTATGCCTTACCCGAATGGAACACTATCGACATTCATGTAGCACCAGGCATCTCAGCCATGCAGGCAGCAGCAGCAGCCATTGGTGCGCCCCTTGGACATGACTTTTGTGCTATTTCCCTGTCTGACATCTTGAAACCTTGGTCTGCGATCGAACAACGAATTGCTGCTGCTGCTGAAGCTGATTTCGTAATTGCTTTCTACAATCCTGTTTCCAAAGAGCGTACTTGGCAACTGGCAGAAGCGAGAAATATTTTGCTGCGACATAGAACACCGGATACACCAGTAGTGTTGGCGCGAAATCTCGGTAGACCAGGACAGGCGGTAAAAGTGATTACACTTGACCAGTTAGCACCAGCAAGCGCTGATATGCGGACAATTATTCTTATTGGTTCCACAAAAACCCGAACTATCAAACGCCATGATGGTAATATTTGGGTTTATACGCCGCGTCGCTATACCGAATAATAGGCATGAGCAACGCTGTTAAAAGCGATTCTCACCAACCTAATTAACCTAATACCAAACCATCAACAGATAGAGAAAAAGTGGGGATAATGATAGGTTGAAAGGAAAGAAAATAGACAACAACTCATTGTGAATAATTCAGTATTAATTGCCCTTCCCCTATTAGCGTGTATAATCCTGTCGCCAGTTAGCAAAGCTGATACTGTCCAAGGTTCAATCAATCATGCCATCAAAATGTCTTCATTCAACCTCAGTGCCCAAAAATGGAAAAACCGTGTGCTACTGGTCTTTGCACCGTCTGTTGATAACCCTATCTATCAGCAGCAAATGCAATTATTACAAAAGCATAATAAGGGTTTTGCAGATCGGGATTTAGTTCTCGTTCAGGTTTTGGCAACAAATGAAAGCTATGCCAACAGACAGCTAATAGATGAGTCTTCTGCTGCCAAGTTGCGCGAGTCCTTTGGGGTTGACAAAGAAAATTTTCGCGTGATTTTGGTGGGTAAAGATGGTAGTGTTAAGCGCAGTGATGCTACACTAGTGCAGGCGACAGCAATTTTTGAAGAAATTGACGCTATGCCCATGCGTCAGCAAGAAATGCAAGAGCGACGCAGAAAGTAACTAGAATTGCTCATACAACCTGACTTCGCTACTTCTTCGACTGTTGTATCAAAAAAATTATCTCTCATCCACGTAATGTAAATGATTTTTTCTCGCTTGTGAGAAATTCGGTTTTAGCGTGCTAATTTTAACTGGGTTTGAACTTCTCGTAGATCAAATCTGGGATAGGAATGGCTCGGAACTTTTGGGGAACTCAGTTAACGGCGATTTATCGCGTCTGCTTAACCGTCAAAATGAATTTGACAGACCACTAGTGAGAGTGTCCCCAAAAGCAACATCAGCGAACAAGCAAAATTGTTAGGTAGTATTGGTTTAACGAACTTTGGGGGTTTAAGTCCCCAGCAAGATAGGCAGCACGTTTTGTGTCGGGGTCTAAATCCCCGTCACAAAACGTAATTGCGAATTGCGTTAGCGGAGCGGGGCGTTAGCCCATTGCGAATTGCGAATTGGTTTAATCTCCCCGAATTGCGATCGCAGGCACTATCAAGCAGCATTAGTTTATGAAAAGCCCGGTTAATCAGCAACGTTGAATTTTGACTACTCCTGTAAAACAGTCTTTGATACAATCCTAGTTTTCTTAAGGTCTGCTTCTGAAAGTTCTTCTCCAGCTTGCAGGCGAGTAGCGGAAGTTTGCAACACTGTCGCTGCACCTTTATCTCCTATTTGTAAAGCGGTTTTAGCAGCCGTTTGTAGCATCGTAGCTGCACCAGTGCGATCGCCTTGTTGCAATTTCGCTTCGGCTAACTGGGTCTGACGATACTTCGCTAATGCTAAAATAGACTGCTGCACCTGGGGATTAGATGTCGGTTGATACGCCCGCACTACATCTGCATACACTGGCACAAGGGACGAAAGTAAACCTTGTTCGTTAACTAACGGGTCATCATAACGGATTTGCAGATGAGCGATCGCTTGTTTCCCTTCTGGCAATTGTCCCAAATAAATGTTCGCCAAAACTACCCGTTCTACATCCTGCATCAAATCTCCCAAACGTAGAGCAAAGCTACTATCAGCTTCCGGTTCCACTGGTAACTCGATTGTATCTGGGGCAACTTGGGCAATGGGTTTCAATTCCGCTAATCGGACATTAGGCACTAGAGATAATAGCAAGTAGGCATTAGTTAGCCCAATCGATTGAATCCGTCCAAACAGTCGGCTAAATTGCTCTACAGCTTGTTCAGGATGTTCAATATGAGCTAAAGTACCACCACCGACATCGGCAATTTTTTCTAGCAAATCCTGATTCCAGCTATTGCCAAATCCGAAAGTGTTGATAGTTAGGTTCAGCTTGGCAGCCTTTTGCGCCAGTTGAAGACAGCGCTTATTGTCATCTCGCCCAATATCCCACTTCCAAATCCGCAAACCGCTTTCACCATGCCCATCTGTCAGCAGAAACGCCTGGGAAACAGCGCCTCTTGTTCCCTTCATCAATTCTGTAATTCCCAGTTCTAAACCCTCAGCGATCGCAGTGCCGCCGCTAGCAGTCAGTTTGTTTTTTATTTGAGATTTGATGCTTTCGGGGTCTTCAATCGTTTGGTTAGGGATAATGACTTCCGCAGAACCGGAAAAAGCCACAACTGAAATGCGATCGCCAACCTTTAACCGATCTATTAATCCTTCCACCGCTTGAATCACTGTTTTAATTGGTTGTCCATGCATGGAACCACTTCTATCCAAAATCAAGCAGAGATTGAGGGGCAGATTTTGGTCAAACTCACCAGCGATTGCCGAAATTGTAATTGCTAATTGACGTTGGCTATTTGTTTGAGCCACATCAACATTATTGTCATTTAACGCCCAGAGCAATTTAACTTTCATTGAGGAGGGGTATCTTGCAAAACTGTTTTGGAGACAATTCTGGTTTTCTTGCGATCGCTTTCAGATAAATCTCCACCAGATTGTAGCTGGGTGGCAGAAGTTTGCAACACCGTCGCTGCACTAGTATCTCCCATTTGCAATGCAGTTTTCGCAGCCGTTTGTAACATTGTCGCCGCACCAGAGCGATCGCCCTGTTGTAATTTCGTTTCGGCTAGCTGGGTTTGGCGATACTTAGCTAATGCTAAAATAGAATGTTGAACCTGGGGATTCGGATCTGCTTGGTAGTTTTTCACTACATGAGCATAAACTGGGATATTTGGTGTAACTAAACCTACTTTGTTGGCGGCTGGATCATCGTAGCGGACTTGCACATTAGCGATCGCTTGTTCACCTGTTGGCAATTGTCCCAAATAAATATTAGCTAAGATTACCCGTTCTGCATCTTTCATTAAATCTCCCAACCGCACAGCAAAACGCCCATCAGCTTCTTGTTGCAGTGGTAACTCAATTGTGTCTGGGGAAACTTGAGCCACAGGTTTAAGTTCTGCTAGCCGGACATTGGGCATCAGGGAGAATAACAGATAAGCATTAGTCAATCCCACGGTTTGAATACGGCTAAACAGGCGATTAAACTCTTCCACTGCCTGTTCGGGTTTTTGAATATAAGATAAAGTACCTAAGCCAGCATCAGCAATTTTTTCTAAAACATCTTGGTTCCAATTGTCACCAAATCCCAAAGTGTTTAAAGTCAAATTATAGCTAGCAGCCAATTGAGCGAATTTTAAACAGCGATTATTATCACCGTGTTCATTTTCACCGTCGGTTAATAAAAAAGCTTGGGAAACAGTATCTTTTTTGCCCTTTGCCAACTCCTCAATGCCTAAGCGCAGTCCTTCATCAATCGCAGTTCCACCATCGGCGGCTAGGCGATTAATTTGCTGTTTGATTTTTTCTGGATCTTCGACACTTTGATTGGGTACTAAGACTTTGGCACGGTGATCAAAAACTACAACACTGAGGCGATCGCCAGGGTTGAGTCTATCTACCAAACGATTCGCGGCTTTTTTGACCGTTTCTAGCGATCGCCCGTTCATCGAACCACTATGATCGAGAATTAAGCATAAATTCAGGGGTAAATGGCGGTCTTGATTTTCTGCTATCGCTGAAATTGAAATTCCCAACTGACGTTGACTATTCAGTTGATTCGCGTCCAAATTACCATCATTCAAGGCAGGCTGCAAATTAACCTTCATAACTCAAAGTCCCTATTCAGGATATACATTTAAAAAAATAACTTCAAAGCAACACTTTAACTCTACGGAAAACCTATCCAACACAAATACACTAATATAATCAGAATATCTTAGAAGCCAAGCATTGGCAGATGCAAAGCCACCTTTAGCACTAGGGAGAAATCCGCACCTTGAGGAAGGCTGGCATCGCGCTAGGATGTATTACAGTTAACGGCATAGTTTCAGGCGATCAGTTGCTATGGACATTTCCCCAATTAAGGCTGTTCAAGCCCCATATTACGGCGATAACTTTTACCGGACACCACCGCCAGATTTACCTTCCCTCTTATTGAAGGAGCGAATTGTCTATATTGGGATGCCTCTGGTGCCTGCTGTCACAGAATTAATCGTGGCCCAATTGCTGTTTTTGCAATCCGACGACCCCGAAAAGCCGATTAAAATCTATATCAACTCCACCGGCACATCCGGTTACAGTGGCGAACCCATTGGCTTTGAAACCGAAGCCTTCGCCATTTATGACACCATGAAATATATCAAACCTCCTATCCACACCATTTGCGTTGGTTCCGCAATGGGTATGTCAGCGATGCTACTCAGTGCTGGTACAAAAGGTTGCCGCGCTAGTTTGCCTCACTCCTCGATTATCCTGCATCAGCCCAAGAGCTACGCCCAAGGTCAAGCAACGGATATTCAAATTCGCGCCAGGGAAGTTTTGGTAAATAAAGGGGCCTTAGTTGATATATTGCATCGCACCACTGGACAGCCTCCAGAAAAAATTACTAAAGACATGGATCGGCTGTTATATTTAACACCCTACGAAGCAAAGGAATACGGTTTAATTGACCGAGTTTTTGAGAAAGAAGAACTCGCCAATCCCCCACTTCCTGCTAGTGTCCTTTAATTTAGTTATGAGTTATGAGTTATGAGTTATTGAAAACTCCTTGCTCCTAACTTTTAACTCCTAACTTTCAACTCCTAACTCTCCTACCGCCCGCAAATTATTAAGAACGGAGTAAATTATGCCTATAGGCGTTCCTAAAGTTCCTTACCGGATGCCCGGAGGACAATATACAGATTGGATTAGCATCTACGATCGCCTTTACCGGGAACGGATTATATTCTTGGGGCGAGATATTGATGATGAAATTGCCAATCAGATTATTGCTGTAATGCTGTATCTGGACTCCGATGATCCAGGTAAAGATATTTATTTATACATCAATTCCCCAGGTGGGATGGTTACATCTGGCATGGCTATTTTTGACACCATGCAACATATCAAATCAGATGTAGTGACTATTTGTGTAGGTTTAGCGGCTTCAATGGGGTCTTTCCTGCTAGCGGCTGGCACCAAGGGCAAACGCCTAGCATTGCCTCACTCACGGATTATGATTCACCAACCTTCAGGTGGTACCCGTGGACAAGCAACCGATATCGAAATTGAAGCTAGAGAGATTCTACGGATTCGTCACCAGCTCAATGGCATTTATGCCGATAAAACCGGTCAGACCATAGAAAAGATTGAAAAAGATATGGATCGTGACTTTTTCATGTCTGCCGAAGAAGCAAAACAATACGGTTTAATTGACCGTGTGATTGAAGAACGAACCTCGGTAATAACAGGGGAGTAGGAAGGCAGGGGGCAGGGGAGATGAGGGACAGGGGAAAAGGTTAAAGGGGAAAGGGATAAATTTAACCTTACCCCTTACCCCATGCCCCATGCCCCATGCCCAATGCCCAATGCCCTTCTTTAAACAAACTGTAAACATTGAACTTTTAAAATAGCAAATTAGCCCTTATTATTAATAGTTCAGGCGTGAAGCAGATAGCTAATAGCCTCTTGCTGGATATTCGATAGCTCATAGCTCAAGATGGATCTTGGAGATTGCTAC from Nostoc commune NIES-4072 includes:
- a CDS encoding ATP-dependent Clp protease proteolytic subunit gives rise to the protein MDISPIKAVQAPYYGDNFYRTPPPDLPSLLLKERIVYIGMPLVPAVTELIVAQLLFLQSDDPEKPIKIYINSTGTSGYSGEPIGFETEAFAIYDTMKYIKPPIHTICVGSAMGMSAMLLSAGTKGCRASLPHSSIILHQPKSYAQGQATDIQIRAREVLVNKGALVDILHRTTGQPPEKITKDMDRLLYLTPYEAKEYGLIDRVFEKEELANPPLPASVL
- a CDS encoding ATP-dependent Clp protease proteolytic subunit, yielding MPIGVPKVPYRMPGGQYTDWISIYDRLYRERIIFLGRDIDDEIANQIIAVMLYLDSDDPGKDIYLYINSPGGMVTSGMAIFDTMQHIKSDVVTICVGLAASMGSFLLAAGTKGKRLALPHSRIMIHQPSGGTRGQATDIEIEAREILRIRHQLNGIYADKTGQTIEKIEKDMDRDFFMSAEEAKQYGLIDRVIEERTSVITGE
- a CDS encoding DUF4174 domain-containing protein → MNNSVLIALPLLACIILSPVSKADTVQGSINHAIKMSSFNLSAQKWKNRVLLVFAPSVDNPIYQQQMQLLQKHNKGFADRDLVLVQVLATNESYANRQLIDESSAAKLRESFGVDKENFRVILVGKDGSVKRSDATLVQATAIFEEIDAMPMRQQEMQERRRK
- a CDS encoding vWA domain-containing protein — encoded protein: MKVNLQPALNDGNLDANQLNSQRQLGISISAIAENQDRHLPLNLCLILDHSGSMNGRSLETVKKAANRLVDRLNPGDRLSVVVFDHRAKVLVPNQSVEDPEKIKQQINRLAADGGTAIDEGLRLGIEELAKGKKDTVSQAFLLTDGENEHGDNNRCLKFAQLAASYNLTLNTLGFGDNWNQDVLEKIADAGLGTLSYIQKPEQAVEEFNRLFSRIQTVGLTNAYLLFSLMPNVRLAELKPVAQVSPDTIELPLQQEADGRFAVRLGDLMKDAERVILANIYLGQLPTGEQAIANVQVRYDDPAANKVGLVTPNIPVYAHVVKNYQADPNPQVQHSILALAKYRQTQLAETKLQQGDRSGAATMLQTAAKTALQMGDTSAATVLQTSATQLQSGGDLSESDRKKTRIVSKTVLQDTPPQ
- a CDS encoding vWA domain-containing protein; amino-acid sequence: MKVKLLWALNDNNVDVAQTNSQRQLAITISAIAGEFDQNLPLNLCLILDRSGSMHGQPIKTVIQAVEGLIDRLKVGDRISVVAFSGSAEVIIPNQTIEDPESIKSQIKNKLTASGGTAIAEGLELGITELMKGTRGAVSQAFLLTDGHGESGLRIWKWDIGRDDNKRCLQLAQKAAKLNLTINTFGFGNSWNQDLLEKIADVGGGTLAHIEHPEQAVEQFSRLFGRIQSIGLTNAYLLLSLVPNVRLAELKPIAQVAPDTIELPVEPEADSSFALRLGDLMQDVERVVLANIYLGQLPEGKQAIAHLQIRYDDPLVNEQGLLSSLVPVYADVVRAYQPTSNPQVQQSILALAKYRQTQLAEAKLQQGDRTGAATMLQTAAKTALQIGDKGAATVLQTSATRLQAGEELSEADLKKTRIVSKTVLQE